One Nyctibius grandis isolate bNycGra1 chromosome 17, bNycGra1.pri, whole genome shotgun sequence genomic window carries:
- the NTRK1 gene encoding high affinity nerve growth factor receptor — translation MPPPPAWLCLAALLLPLSLPAPGAAGPCPRPCRCPRAGTVLCREPGTVDSLARLLGTGGFTDVVIENQPTLVTLTRADTRMLRDLRSLTISRSGLQHISADAFLDTPRLSHVNLSSNALQSLSWKTFQHLPLQELILVGNPFNCSCGLRWLQLWQTGHRAELGNQSLGCWEGSVLVPLGSQPLRACEPPTVRIEHPEVMLRQGDSVNLTCRVAAEPPAAAEWVLPEVGPEVAVVTKLSAWEIVLELSNVSSNLNHKDLTCRAENAAGPAEDSVMLNVTFPPVILLLHEAIPQHFWCIPFSVDGNPAPSVRWLFNGTALAEGPYIHTRIVEYEPNSTVLHGCLQLNRPTHVNNGNYTLLVRNPLGSAARSVQGRFMENPFSFSPEEPIPALLPAPGTRNSSLEGPVETTDEHTFGISVAVALAVFACLFLSFMLLVLNKCGRRSKFGINRSAVLAQEDDLAMSLHFMNLGSSPLSSAESKLEGLKSNFIENPQYFCDACVHHVQRRDIVLKWELGEGAFGKVFLAECYNLLPEQEKMLVAVKALKEVTESARLDFHREAELLTVLQHEHIVKFYGVCTEGEPLLMVFEYMKHGDLNRFLRSHGPDAKMLEQGTGQPRGQLSLGHMLHIATQIASGMVYLASLHFVHRDLATRNCLVGHDLVVKIGDFGMSRDIYSTDYYRVGGRTMLPIRWMPPESILYRKFTTESDIWSFGVVLWEIFTYGKQPWYQLSNTEAIECITQGRELERPRTCPSEVYTIMQSCWQREPHQRRPIKDIHSRLQALVKTPPVYLDILG, via the exons atgccgccgccgcccgcctggctctgcctggccgcgctgctcctgcccctgtccctgcccgccccgggcGCTGCCGGTCCCTGTCCCCGGCCCTGCCGCTGTCCCCGGGCCGGTACCGTGCTCTGCCGGGAGCCCGGTACCGTGGACAGCTTGGCCAGGCTCCTGGGAACCGGCGGCTTCACCGACGT cgTCATCGAGAACCAGCCGACGCTGGTGACCTTGACCCGGGCTGACACCAGGATGCTGCGGGACCTCAGGAGCCT CACCATCTCCAGGTCGGGGCTGCAGCACATCTCTGCCGACGCCTTCCTGGACACCCCCAGGCTGAGCCATGT GAATCTCTCCTCCAACGCGCTGCAGAGCCTTTCCTGGAAGACCTTCCAGCATCTGCCCCTGCAAGAGCT CATCCTGGTGGGAAATCCCTTCAACTGCTCCTGCGGCCTCCgctggctgcagctctggcagaCCGGGCACCGGGCTGAACTGGGGAACCAGTCGCTGGGCTGCTGGGAGGGCAGCGTGCTGGTCCCGCTGGGCAGCCAGCCCCTCCGCGCCTGCG AGCCCCCGACCGTCCGCATCGAGCACCCCGAGGTGATGCTGCGCCAAGGGGACAGCGTCAACCTCACGTGCCGCGTCGCCGCCGagccgccggccgccgccgaGTGGGTGCTCCCCGAGGTGGGACCCGAGGTGGCCGTCGTCACCAAG CTCTCGGCCTGGGAGATCGTCCTGGAGCTCAGCAACGTCTCCTCCAACCTCAACCACAAAGACCTGACGTGTCGGGCGGAGAACGCAGCGGGGCCAGCGGAGGACAGCGTGATGCTGAACGTCACCT tcccccccgtGATCCTGCTCCTGCACGAAGCCATCCCGCAGCACTTCTGGTGCATCCCCTTCTCGGTGGACGGGAACCCCGCGCCCAGCGTCCGCTGGCTCTTCAACGGCACGGCCCTGGCTGAGGGGCCCTACATCCACACCCGCATCGTGGAGTACGAGCCCAACTCCACCGTCCTCCACGGCTGCCTCCAGCTCAACCGCCCCACGCACGTCAACAACGGCAACTACACCCTCCTGGTCCGCAACCCCTTGGGCTCCGCCGCCCGCAGCGTCCAGGGCCGCTTCATGGAGAACCCCTTCAGCTTCAGCCCCGAGGAGCCCATCCCCG cccttctccctgccccaggcacccGGAACAGCTCGCTGGAGGGGCCCGTGGAGACGACGGACGAGCACACGTTTGGG ATCTCGGTGGCCGTTGCGCTGGCCGTGTTCGcctgcctcttcctctccttcatgCTCCTCGTGCTCAACAAGTGCGGGCGCCGCTCCAAGTTCGGCATCAACC GCTCGGCCGTGCTGGCCCAAGAGgacgacctggccatgtccctgcACTTCATGaacctgggcagcagccccttGTCCTCGGCCGAGAGCAAGCTGGAGGGGCTGAAGAGCAACTTCATCGAGAACCCCCAGTACTTCTGCGACGCCT GCGTGCACCACGTGCAGCGCCGTGACATCGTGCTCAAGTGGGAGCTGGGCGAAGGCGCCTTCGGGAAGGTTTTCTTGGCCGAGTGCTACAACCTCCTCCCGGAGCAGGAGAAGATGCTGGTGGCCGTGAAG GCGCTGAAGGAGGTGACAGAGAGCGCCCGGCTGGATTTCCACCGCGAGGCCGAGCTGCTGACGGTGCTGCAGCACGAGCACATCGTCAAGTTCTACGGCGTGTGCACCGAGGGCGAGCCCCTCCTCATGGTCTTCGAGTACATGAAACACGGCGACCTCAACCGCTTCCTCAG GTCCCACGGCCCCGACGCCAagatgctggagcagggcacggggcagccccgcggGCAGCTCTCGCTCGGCCACATGCTGCACATCGCCACGCAGATCGCCTCCGGCATGGTCTACCTCGCCTCCCTCCACTTCGTCCACCGCGACCTGGCCACCCGCAACTGCCTGGTGGGCCACGACCTGGTGGTGAAGATCGGGGACTTCGGCATGTCCCGGGACATCTACAGCACCGACTATTACCGG GTGGGGGGCAGGACCATGCTGCCCATCCGTTGGATGCCCCCCGAGAGCATCCTCTACCGTAAGTTCACCACGGAGAGCGATATCTGGAGCTTCGGCGTGGTGCTCTGGGAGATCTTCACCTACGGGAAGCAGCCCTGGTACCAGCTCTCCAACACCGAG GCCATCGAGTGCATCAcgcagggcagggagctggagcgGCCCCGCACGTGTCCCTCCGAGGTGTACACCAtcatgcagagctgctggcagcggGAGCCCCACCAGCGCCGGCCCATCAAGGACATCCACAGCCGCCTCCAAGCCCTCGTCAAGACCCCCCCAGTCTACCTGGACATCCTGGGTTGa